The window GATCTCACTCTCATCCTGTACGATGATCAAGACTGTTCCTTCTTTCGACAATGTCTTACCTGACCGGAGACGGACAAGCCTCTAATCTGGCGGGCTTTTCAGGTATGACTTCGGGCGTTTCTTGGAGCTCAGTATCCGCCTTTTCGCGTTTAGAATTGGCCTCAGTAGGAGGAGTGGTCTCGACGAGATCCGCGACGGCCTCAACGTGTTTGCTTTCCGGAGATTCGGGGTTCGAAGCCTCTTCTAGGTGTTCGGGCAGCTGAGGCACTGTGGCGATCTGTTCGGTACTCGGAAATATGTCGCTGGAGTCTAAGCTGCGCGATTTACCGCAGTTTTTCAACCTCGGAGGTTTTCTGTTCGGCTGTGAGATCTCGGTCTGCGGTTTGTTCTTCCGTCTCTTTTTGGTCTTCCGAGAAACGAGCACCAGTCTCTTGTTCGGCGCTTCTTTCCGTAGCATCCTGAGCGCCACCTCGCAAGGCACCAACTGTGCGTCGACCAAGTCCAGATAGCCGACGCTGCAGCTTCTCACTATCGGGTCAGCGAGACAAAGTGGTCCGATGCTAACCACCGTCGGAGTTCTATGGACGGTCCGAAACTGAACAGTGCCCAACTCGAGGGAATTCTCCTCGTCGATATACCGAAGCTCTTCGGATTTTCCCGGCGCTATTCCCACCTGGTTTCCTCCAGGGCTCGACTTTCCGCAGCAACCCTGCGGCTTCGCGTCTTTTCTCTTGGAACTCTGCTGGCCGCCGTTCGGTTGACTAGTTGTCAATGGACACTGACTCTGGGCCACATGCAATTGGCCTGAACAAGTCGGTGAACCCGGCCCGTTGCACCGACCATTCGCACTCCCAGCACTCTTCGAATTCGTCGGCATGCCGTTCAAATTTCCGCTCGAGCAACCGAGCCCAGTGGAGCCGTTCACGCTACCCACTAAGTTCAGACTGTTCTTAGAATGCACCGACATCTGACTCATCTGAATCCCGGCATTTTGGATGTTAGAAGCTGCCTGCAGAACTGCGCCACTTGAACCTCCGATGCCGCTTAAACCGTTCAGGAATATTGACTGTCCCGGGGGACAGTTAACGGGGTTGCTTAAGCCGTTGATTATTGTACTCGGTGAGCAAGAACCCGAGCCCAAATTACCTCCACCCTGGATCGAGAGGGGGATGACGCTACCGGGGTTCGAGGTCAGGCTCGACTTCTCGTCTGATATTTGATTCATTTTGTTGTTCTCGATATCCTTTTTCGTCGCCATGTTCGTCTGTTGGTCAGCCAGCGCTGTTTTTACCCTTTGAATGTTACCCGTGTAGTCCGTGTTCGGGTTTGAGGTTGCTATCAAGGTCTGCGTCGGCGCTACCGCGTTTTTCGGAGACTGTAACGTCGGGACGTCGCAGCATCTAGGCGAGTTGTGTCGCGGCGGTGTTCTGTACGTGTTACCAGACGTGGCTCTGAGGTTCTCGCAGAAGCTCACCATGTCCTGCAAATCGACGTACGAAAATTCGTCCTCGTAACTCTCGGCTCGCGCGAGCGCCGGCGAAAGAGCTTCCGACGTTATGAATTGGTTGGAAATCTGCGATTTTGGACGATTCGCGTTCAATCGAGAATTCCTCGGGGTCATTGGGGCGATTGGCGGCGGTTGGGCCTCCAAACTACCGCGTGAGCTTCCCTGCGGCTCCTGGAACACTTCTTCTTCATCCTCGGAGAAAAGGTTCGGATTGAAAGTCGGGTCTGGACCTGTAAACGGATGTCACATCCATTTTTGGTCGTCACAGAGACTGACAGCAGAGGTAAAATTAAGGCGACCAGTATATAGCGGAAACTAATTACCATAGGGTGCAAATATCGATTTTCCTTTCTAGGCACTATGAATTCTgacaatttcaacaaattcatAGATGATGTATGCTGTTTAAATATCAAAAACCAAATTTTACGTGATGAACTCATCGGTGGTAGGTAGTTGCACAAGTTGGCACATTACAGATCCATTTTTCAGCAAACCGGTTGATTGTTGTAAGGGTGAAGCTTGGTCCAATTTCACTTCAAAAGccacttttttcttcagaaaACATGCCATTTCCGTTTGAGCACGGGAActtgagaaagaaaatgtgTCGTTACTTTGCACATGTTATCAAAAATGAACAACAAGAAAATCCCCGTACTCAAGCGAAGATGTCATGTTTTCTCAGGAGAACAGCGCATTACTAAGTCAAATCGAACAAACTGTGTGCCTTCAGCCTTACGATATAAACCAATTGGTTTGGTTGAACCATGAAACTATATGTTGACCTATGTCATACTGCCCATGTGTTAATTATCTGAAATGTGGTTTTTAACGGTCATTCGGTAAACATTAACTACGATTTTTCCTCCAACTACTAACAGAAAGGAAATTGATATTCATATTCCGTAGTAATAAATTTCCGCGACATTCCTTCCTAGCTCCCTTGACTAAAATCGACTCCCTTACCCGCCGGTACATCATCTCTCAACTCAGTCATGACCAGTGTCATCTGTCTTGGCTGCAGATGCAAGAGAGACGTTCGATATGTAACTTGACCCAAGTTAGCGGGAACGGAGTCGGTCAGTCCGTGAATTTTGAACTTGGTCCCCCAAATGTTTGACGTAACTTCCACCAATCTCGCGTGCTGAAATCAGAGAAGGTCGTCGcgaatatttgataaaaagaatACGAATCTCTACAGATATTCAAACGATTAGGAACATCACAGGATTTCAATGACTCCCCGGAATTTCATTGCGGCTTTATATGCATGAACATGAATATCGAGGgtggttgaaaaatcgaacCCCGTGGATTCACATTTTACTGTATACTTATAGAAGGTTATCCCTCACCTCAGGCAGAGTGTCGACGTACGCGAGGTCGTCGGTTTCTTCTACGGGTTTTTCCTCTCGCCTCCTTCTGTTCTTTCTTCTGTTCCTCGGCGATCCGCACAAATCCGCAGTGTCTCTTTCGGTGTCGGAGCCATCGCTGTAAGCCTGATACTGCGTGGAAAAATCTGTCGTCTGTAGCGTCTCTTGACTTTGCGGATCGAATATCACAAACTCTGGACGAATTTTGCTCGTCCTTCTACCCTTGAGCAGTGGTACTAAGCCTCCGAGATACTCCAAGTACAGTGTGTAACACGGCGCTGGCTCACCCGCGTGCCGAAGCATCGTACAGTGAAGCCGGCCACCCCCGGGAGGCGGACGCGATACGAAACGCCGCAATTCTCTCGGCTCGGGTACGCAGCATCTGCGGATCATGCCAAATGTTTCTATCAcgatatttgtttttaatttttttccatttaaggTGGCCTTAAaaagtatcatttttttaaatttactaaCGTCACGGAATGGCAAATTTCAGTCTTAATAGCCATTCTATGGTTTCATGCtgcgacaaataaaaattattatatcgtcAGTTGGAGGCGAAATCCCATACCTactaaaaattaattagtttACGTTTTAAATTACAATCATCAACATCactgaatccgaatctgatATCGTAAAACCGTGCAGTCGAAATGTATGTGATgccaaaatttaaaattctcaTCAGTTTTTCTCAAGATAACGAGTACATcaagaaactaaaaattataaaataatgtttgCGTTCAACCAGAAAGTTTTCTTGTAAAAAACCTTCAAGTCTGTTAGGGTCTGAAAACTGTACGAAATCCAATAACTCATCGTTGTTAGATTTTTATTCTAATAACTTACTTAAATTTCACACTCGTGCAATTGTTCAAGTTAAATCACATATTCATAATACTCGATTTATGCGCATACTAATGCGAAATGTAGTACAAACTCCGCGTTCATTCTCGTATGAAAGTTACCAGCGCACAACTTTGAAACAAACATTTAACTTTATACCCCACTGTTTCGAATTTGACGACAAACATCACGGATCGCGAAAGCTGAGGTTAGAAATTCTTTGCATGAATTTTAATTCGTCCAAAAATGTAGTTACAACTTTTTGGAATCCACTTTGTTCCGGTTCGGACTACTGTGGTAATTTTCACTTATTGTTAGCAAGAAAATTCGCCGTACATCAAACCGCGCTAACACTCCACTGGCGGGTAATTCTTGTTGAATCCTGCGGGGGTAACAGCGACTGTTTCATATCCCGAACCCGAGGCTGAGACCAGTGTATACGTCGTGCCATACTCGATGTTCacattaaatatttacacgcaattttattcttattttgcTCTGTATAAGTTGTTGCTCTGTACAAGGTTCACGCGTGATTTCGTAGGATCAATATCACCGCTGCGGATTTTACTATGAAACAGTATCCCTCCTGTTTGCTGTGTGCATTAGTGATCATTAGGTGTTACACTGGAGCGAGGGTGTTACGCCCCTCCAGAAGCAAATAATACAGTGATACATCAGTGACAATGACCCGGCGCGCGTCTCTCATCCCGACCTGAAATTATCCTTCGTTAAATATTCCTCTCACAAACTGTGTCAAAATTACACAATGCTTCAGAAATTACCATGGTAATAtgtcaaaaaattcacttttcgcTTTACGGTGAAATTATATTCTCGCTCATGTTCAGTGGGTACTCACGAAGAGTCCCTTTTACTTGCGATATAGTTGACAAATGCTTTGAGTTTTATGTTGTCACGATGTTTCAACATAAATCTCATGTCGTATCATTTCAGACAGTCTCAATGACTACGTCTGCTTGATTTCATGGGATTACGAATCCGATTTTAAACAGGTCAACTGTTACGATCGAATTGCGAATGACaccttttttcaaaagctgtatatttgtaatttcaaCAAGTGACTTCTCCATTGTCGACACGTACCTTATGGTGCTTGCGAAAAGGGCAGCGACTAAGGCTCTCAGTCTTGGAGGCAAAGGCAGCTGCTGCACGCTGGATTCTCTGGAGAGAGCAGCGCGGACAGCAAGCCTTGAGAGTAACTGGAGAGAACCAACCCGTCTGCAAGCATGCATTAGAGGTTAAGCAAATTAGACTAGACTAGATTAGAGAGTACATGTGCGCCACAGTGGACATTGCGTCAAAGCCGTACCTAGATACCCAAGCTGCGTGGACTCGCGCTCCTGTTGCAACGAACAATCTTCTGTCGTTATGACCCCAGGTCAACGCCGATACCGGACACTAGAATACAAAAACACATtaggtgctttttccatcggGCCGTGTTCCAAATCGAATTGCGATCCGGAACCTCTCTGGCGAATCTGTATATAAGAACGCGAATTTATCGGAAATTTTGCGAGAACGTCGGACGCGACATTCTGTGTAACTTTCAGTGCAGATAGTGAAGGATATAGTTTTTCCTTTCCACTTGAGTGAGCAAGGTTTGATACGTCCACGGTATCAAAGAACGAGCGAATTGAGTTTTCGACCGTACCGAGTATTCCTCAAGCTCCAGcaatgaaaaatgtcggagAGTATTACCCTCGACCCCGTTCTGTActaaacatttttatatcgGAATCAAAGTCGTATATCCTGCATTTTAGACTTTCTTTATCGTTAAATGAAGCGGTAAATTCACCCGTTTTGAACCCACTCCCGCTACATTTGTCGTGTACAATGTATTTATTACACACGATGCGGTCTGATTTATCGATGCGATAACTTCTGCCGTGAGAATCCATCGGCGCAAATGCATCGCTCGATACTCCGACACAGTG is drawn from Neodiprion fabricii isolate iyNeoFabr1 chromosome 3, iyNeoFabr1.1, whole genome shotgun sequence and contains these coding sequences:
- the LOC124179096 gene encoding tubby-related protein 4 isoform X1, which gives rise to MHLHFEKNNNAKCDCNILSLSWMGKVPDELPEDEGWKLNRTNYYQEGWLATGNARGLVGVTFTTSHCRTRAAELPLRTNYNLRGHRSEVIMVKWNEPYQKLASCDSSGVIFVWIKYEGKWSIELINDRSTPVTYFSWSHDGRMALICYQDGFVLVGSVAGQRYWSSMLNDQATITCGIWTPDDQQVYFGTTAGQLIVMDVHGAMVSEVQLAAAVTSMAWSAEKFKMEEGDDDVTGSQCSQDERSYVLAVCLADGNIILLRSFDDVSPVTIRTGLRSPLLAEWSNSKKLLAVAGIKDSDHVFQPNPQEFTNLLQFYSDTGVLVYTTAIPYTQCPVSALTWGHNDRRLFVATGARVHAAWVSRRVGSLQLLSRLAVRAALSRESSVQQLPLPPRLRALVAALFASTIRCCVPEPRELRRFVSRPPPGGGRLHCTMLRHAGEPAPCYTLYLEYLGGLVPLLKGRRTSKIRPEFVIFDPQSQETLQTTDFSTQYQAYSDGSDTERDTADLCGSPRNRRKNRRRREEKPVEETDDLAYVDTLPEHARLVEVTSNIWGTKFKIHGLTDSVPANLGQVTYRTSLLHLQPRQMTLVMTELRDDVPAGPDPTFNPNLFSEDEEEVFQEPQGSSRGSLEAQPPPIAPMTPRNSRLNANRPKSQISNQFITSEALSPALARAESYEDEFSYVDLQDMVSFCENLRATSGNTYRTPPRHNSPRCCDVPTLQSPKNAVAPTQTLIATSNPNTDYTGNIQRVKTALADQQTNMATKKDIENNKMNQISDEKSSLTSNPGSVIPLSIQGGGNLGSGSCSPSTIINGLSNPVNCPPGQSIFLNGLSGIGGSSGAVLQAASNIQNAGIQMSQMSVHSKNSLNLVGSVNGSTGLGCSSGNLNGMPTNSKSAGSANGRCNGPGSPTCSGQLHVAQSQCPLTTSQPNGGQQSSKRKDAKPQGCCGKSSPGGNQVGIAPGKSEELRYIDEENSLELGTVQFRTVHRTPTVVSIGPLCLADPIVRSCSVGYLDLVDAQLVPCEVALRMLRKEAPNKRLVLVSRKTKKRRKNKPQTEISQPNRKPPRLKNCGKSRSLDSSDIFPSTEQIATVPQLPEHLEEASNPESPESKHVEAVADLVETTPPTEANSKREKADTELQETPEVIPEKPARLEACPSPVRGSSPSGSIASSLDGLAARLRDFDESHSLPPPSPRLTSRLPRSSPSSPAPSKKGKRPASASPIRRRLLSSPLLSRRPRKSRGESSDDEGLPQEESPRNYRNLETFQKAQLRQKLKQRGAGSSGHKSDIFNKREELRMHNKAPMWNESSQVYQLDFGGRVTQESAKNFQIEFRGKQVMQFGRIDGKAYTLDFQYPFSALQAFAVALANVTQRLK
- the LOC124179096 gene encoding tubby-related protein 4 isoform X3, which translates into the protein MHLHFEKNNNAKCDCNILSLSWMGKVPDELPEDEGWKLNRTNYYQEGWLATGNARGLVGVTFTTSHCRTRAAELPLRTNYNLRGHRSEDGFVLVGSVAGQRYWSSMLNDQATITCGIWTPDDQQVYFGTTAGQLIVMDVHGAMVSEVQLAAAVTSMAWSAEKFKMEEGDDDVTGSQCSQDERSYVLAVCLADGNIILLRSFDDVSPVTIRTGLRSPLLAEWSNSKKLLAVAGIKDSDHVFQPNPQEFTNLLQFYSDTGVLVYTTAIPYTQCPVSALTWGHNDRRLFVATGARVHAAWVSRRVGSLQLLSRLAVRAALSRESSVQQLPLPPRLRALVAALFASTIRCCVPEPRELRRFVSRPPPGGGRLHCTMLRHAGEPAPCYTLYLEYLGGLVPLLKGRRTSKIRPEFVIFDPQSQETLQTTDFSTQYQAYSDGSDTERDTADLCGSPRNRRKNRRRREEKPVEETDDLAYVDTLPEHARLVEVTSNIWGTKFKIHGLTDSVPANLGQVTYRTSLLHLQPRQMTLVMTELRDDVPAGPDPTFNPNLFSEDEEEVFQEPQGSSRGSLEAQPPPIAPMTPRNSRLNANRPKSQISNQFITSEALSPALARAESYEDEFSYVDLQDMVSFCENLRATSGNTYRTPPRHNSPRCCDVPTLQSPKNAVAPTQTLIATSNPNTDYTGNIQRVKTALADQQTNMATKKDIENNKMNQISDEKSSLTSNPGSVIPLSIQGGGNLGSGSCSPSTIINGLSNPVNCPPGQSIFLNGLSGIGGSSGAVLQAASNIQNAGIQMSQMSVHSKNSLNLVGSVNGSTGLGCSSGNLNGMPTNSKSAGSANGRCNGPGSPTCSGQLHVAQSQCPLTTSQPNGGQQSSKRKDAKPQGCCGKSSPGGNQVGIAPGKSEELRYIDEENSLELGTVQFRTVHRTPTVVSIGPLCLADPIVRSCSVGYLDLVDAQLVPCEVALRMLRKEAPNKRLVLVSRKTKKRRKNKPQTEISQPNRKPPRLKNCGKSRSLDSSDIFPSTEQIATVPQLPEHLEEASNPESPESKHVEAVADLVETTPPTEANSKREKADTELQETPEVIPEKPARLEACPSPVRGSSPSGSIASSLDGLAARLRDFDESHSLPPPSPRLTSRLPRSSPSSPAPSKKGKRPASASPIRRRLLSSPLLSRRPRKSRGESSDDEGLPQEESPRNYRNLETFQKAQLRQKLKQRGAGSSGHKSDIFNKREELRMHNKAPMWNESSQVYQLDFGGRVTQESAKNFQIEFRGKQVMQFGRIDGKAYTLDFQYPFSALQAFAVALANVTQRLK
- the LOC124179096 gene encoding tubby-related protein 4 isoform X2, whose product is MHLHFEKNNNAKCDCNILSLSWMGKVPDELPEDEGWKLNRTNYYQEGWLATGNARGLVGVTFTTSHCRTRAAELPLRTNYNLRGHRSEVIMVKWNEPYQKLASCDSSGVIFVWIKYEGKWSIELINDRSTPVTYFSWSHDGRMALICYQDGFVLVGSVAGQRYWSSMLNDQATITCGIWTPDDQQVYFGTTAGQLIVMDVHGAMVSEVQLAAAVTSMAWSAEKFKMEEGDDDVTGSQCSQDERSYVLAVCLADGNIILLRSFDDVSPVTIRTGLRSPLLAEWSNSKKLLAVAGIKDSDHVFQPNPQEFTNLLQFYSDTGVLVYTTAIPYTQCPVSALTWGHNDRRLFVATGARVHAAWVSRRVGSLQLLSRLAVRAALSRESSVQQLPLPPRLRALVAALFASTIRCCVPEPRELRRFVSRPPPGGGRLHCTMLRHAGEPAPCYTLYLEYLGGLVPLLKGRRTSKIRPEFVIFDPQSQETLQTTDFSTQYQAYSDGSDTERDTADLCGSPRNRRKNRRRREEKPVEETDDLAYVDTLPEHARLVEVTSNIWGTKFKIHGLTDSVPANLGQVTYRTSLLHLQPRQMTLVMTELRDDVPAGPDPTFNPNLFSEDEEEVFQEPQGSSRGSLEAQPPPIAPMTPRNSRLNANRPKSQISNQFITSEALSPALARAESYEDEFSYVDLQDMVSFCENLRATSGNTYRTPPRHNSPRCCDVPTLQSPKNAVAPTQTLIATSNPNTDYTGNIQRVKTALADQQTNMATKKDIENNKMNQISDEKSSLTSNPGSVIPLSIQGGGNLGSGSCSPSTIINGLSNPVNCPPGQSIFLNGLSGIGGSSGAVLQAASNIQNAGIQMSQMSVHSKNSLNLVGSVNGSTGLGCSSGNLNGMPTNSKSAGSANGRCNGPGSPTCSGQLHVAQSQCPLTTSQPNGGQQSSKRKDAKPQGCCGKSSPGGNQVGIAPGKSEELRYIDEENSLELGTVQFRTVHRTPTVVSIGPLCLADPIVRSCSVGYLDLVDAQLVPCEVALRMLRKEAPNKRLVLVSRKTKKRRKNKPQTEISQPNRKPPRLKNCGKSRSLDSSDIFPSTEQIATVPQLPEHLEEASNPESPESKHVEAVADLVETTPPTEANSKREKADTELQETPEVIPEKPARLEACPSPVRGSSPSGSIASSLDGLAARLRDFDESHSLPPPSPRLTSRLPRSSPSSPAPSKKGKRPASASPIRRRLLSSPLLSRRPRKSRGESSDDEGLPQEESPRNYRNLETFQKAQLRQKRGAGSSGHKSDIFNKREELRMHNKAPMWNESSQVYQLDFGGRVTQESAKNFQIEFRGKQVMQFGRIDGKAYTLDFQYPFSALQAFAVALANVTQRLK
- the LOC124179096 gene encoding tubby-related protein 4 isoform X5 — protein: MQPWQILVTLVYFGTTAGQLIVMDVHGAMVSEVQLAAAVTSMAWSAEKFKMEEGDDDVTGSQCSQDERSYVLAVCLADGNIILLRSFDDVSPVTIRTGLRSPLLAEWSNSKKLLAVAGIKDSDHVFQPNPQEFTNLLQFYSDTGVLVYTTAIPYTQCPVSALTWGHNDRRLFVATGARVHAAWVSRRVGSLQLLSRLAVRAALSRESSVQQLPLPPRLRALVAALFASTIRCCVPEPRELRRFVSRPPPGGGRLHCTMLRHAGEPAPCYTLYLEYLGGLVPLLKGRRTSKIRPEFVIFDPQSQETLQTTDFSTQYQAYSDGSDTERDTADLCGSPRNRRKNRRRREEKPVEETDDLAYVDTLPEHARLVEVTSNIWGTKFKIHGLTDSVPANLGQVTYRTSLLHLQPRQMTLVMTELRDDVPAGPDPTFNPNLFSEDEEEVFQEPQGSSRGSLEAQPPPIAPMTPRNSRLNANRPKSQISNQFITSEALSPALARAESYEDEFSYVDLQDMVSFCENLRATSGNTYRTPPRHNSPRCCDVPTLQSPKNAVAPTQTLIATSNPNTDYTGNIQRVKTALADQQTNMATKKDIENNKMNQISDEKSSLTSNPGSVIPLSIQGGGNLGSGSCSPSTIINGLSNPVNCPPGQSIFLNGLSGIGGSSGAVLQAASNIQNAGIQMSQMSVHSKNSLNLVGSVNGSTGLGCSSGNLNGMPTNSKSAGSANGRCNGPGSPTCSGQLHVAQSQCPLTTSQPNGGQQSSKRKDAKPQGCCGKSSPGGNQVGIAPGKSEELRYIDEENSLELGTVQFRTVHRTPTVVSIGPLCLADPIVRSCSVGYLDLVDAQLVPCEVALRMLRKEAPNKRLVLVSRKTKKRRKNKPQTEISQPNRKPPRLKNCGKSRSLDSSDIFPSTEQIATVPQLPEHLEEASNPESPESKHVEAVADLVETTPPTEANSKREKADTELQETPEVIPEKPARLEACPSPVRGSSPSGSIASSLDGLAARLRDFDESHSLPPPSPRLTSRLPRSSPSSPAPSKKGKRPASASPIRRRLLSSPLLSRRPRKSRGESSDDEGLPQEESPRNYRNLETFQKAQLRQKLKQRGAGSSGHKSDIFNKREELRMHNKAPMWNESSQVYQLDFGGRVTQESAKNFQIEFRGKQVMQFGRIDGKAYTLDFQYPFSALQAFAVALANVTQRLK
- the LOC124179096 gene encoding tubby-related protein 4 isoform X4, which gives rise to MVKWNEPYQKLASCDSSGVIFVWIKYEGKWSIELINDRSTPVTYFSWSHDGRMALICYQDGFVLVGSVAGQRYWSSMLNDQATITCGIWTPDDQQVYFGTTAGQLIVMDVHGAMVSEVQLAAAVTSMAWSAEKFKMEEGDDDVTGSQCSQDERSYVLAVCLADGNIILLRSFDDVSPVTIRTGLRSPLLAEWSNSKKLLAVAGIKDSDHVFQPNPQEFTNLLQFYSDTGVLVYTTAIPYTQCPVSALTWGHNDRRLFVATGARVHAAWVSRRVGSLQLLSRLAVRAALSRESSVQQLPLPPRLRALVAALFASTIRCCVPEPRELRRFVSRPPPGGGRLHCTMLRHAGEPAPCYTLYLEYLGGLVPLLKGRRTSKIRPEFVIFDPQSQETLQTTDFSTQYQAYSDGSDTERDTADLCGSPRNRRKNRRRREEKPVEETDDLAYVDTLPEHARLVEVTSNIWGTKFKIHGLTDSVPANLGQVTYRTSLLHLQPRQMTLVMTELRDDVPAGPDPTFNPNLFSEDEEEVFQEPQGSSRGSLEAQPPPIAPMTPRNSRLNANRPKSQISNQFITSEALSPALARAESYEDEFSYVDLQDMVSFCENLRATSGNTYRTPPRHNSPRCCDVPTLQSPKNAVAPTQTLIATSNPNTDYTGNIQRVKTALADQQTNMATKKDIENNKMNQISDEKSSLTSNPGSVIPLSIQGGGNLGSGSCSPSTIINGLSNPVNCPPGQSIFLNGLSGIGGSSGAVLQAASNIQNAGIQMSQMSVHSKNSLNLVGSVNGSTGLGCSSGNLNGMPTNSKSAGSANGRCNGPGSPTCSGQLHVAQSQCPLTTSQPNGGQQSSKRKDAKPQGCCGKSSPGGNQVGIAPGKSEELRYIDEENSLELGTVQFRTVHRTPTVVSIGPLCLADPIVRSCSVGYLDLVDAQLVPCEVALRMLRKEAPNKRLVLVSRKTKKRRKNKPQTEISQPNRKPPRLKNCGKSRSLDSSDIFPSTEQIATVPQLPEHLEEASNPESPESKHVEAVADLVETTPPTEANSKREKADTELQETPEVIPEKPARLEACPSPVRGSSPSGSIASSLDGLAARLRDFDESHSLPPPSPRLTSRLPRSSPSSPAPSKKGKRPASASPIRRRLLSSPLLSRRPRKSRGESSDDEGLPQEESPRNYRNLETFQKAQLRQKLKQRGAGSSGHKSDIFNKREELRMHNKAPMWNESSQVYQLDFGGRVTQESAKNFQIEFRGKQVMQFGRIDGKAYTLDFQYPFSALQAFAVALANVTQRLK